Proteins encoded within one genomic window of Candidatus Pseudothioglobus singularis PS1:
- a CDS encoding DNA translocase FtsK, with translation MKKNNKRTTQNTPINNPRSKLVSESIFILLLTAGAVFFIALITSAPSEDPWTGGAVLSKPVMNSAGIFGAYLSDISIGILGYVSYVIPISVIWLGYNFHRDANKERQSQLTFLIRLISYFIMLFFIAALAHQYAPEIKVMDGLKETFLAGGMIGKSMHELLFYDLFEDSSTLIYVGIILVSFSIATSASWKNITTSLFKNRLNTREKTQDKPKKEKIKPEIISSKPASADSVKIDKTNKAEKAEKPKKAEKPQKEQGSNLFKSGTSGGLPGLSLLDDVDNSGLGYTEEFLVEMGQQVEIKLKDFGFDVTITAVTPGPVVTQFEISLAPGIKVSQIMNLNKDLARALLVESVRIVDVIPGKPVIGLEIPNNNREMIGLKEILSSEAFSKAKSTLSMGLGKDINGLPVVVDLAKMPHLLVAGATGMGKSVGLNAIILSILYKASPEQVRLIMIDPKIVELASYADIPHLLTPVVTNMNEAASALWWCVNEMERRYSLLAKFGVRNIESFNEKQRLAKKSGKPLLDPSFNPEIAKEGEKHPELEALPLIVIVIDEYADMLGALAQEDKAKSKRVESLIVRIAQKARAAGMHLIVATQRPSVDVITGLIKSNIPTRVSFKVSSKTDSRTILDQSGAEQLLGMGDMLYMAPGMSHLTRVHGAFVEDSEILRVVKHLKKHSNPNYLDGILNPKSEPTSDNGSSQASGELDPLFDEAVQIVTSTRRASISSLQRRMRIGYNRAARIIEDMESSGIVSAMNSAGNRDVIAPEPIEPDGN, from the coding sequence TTGAAAAAAAATAATAAACGAACCACTCAAAATACCCCTATAAATAATCCGCGCTCAAAACTCGTCAGCGAATCTATTTTTATTTTGCTTTTGACTGCTGGGGCTGTTTTTTTTATTGCACTAATAACAAGTGCACCGTCTGAAGACCCCTGGACTGGGGGAGCAGTCCTTAGCAAGCCAGTAATGAATAGCGCAGGAATATTTGGTGCCTACTTAAGTGACATTAGCATTGGAATATTGGGATATGTCTCTTATGTAATTCCAATATCTGTTATATGGTTGGGCTATAACTTTCATCGAGATGCAAACAAAGAAAGGCAGAGCCAGCTTACCTTCCTAATTCGTCTCATTTCTTATTTTATAATGCTGTTCTTTATTGCAGCGCTTGCACATCAATATGCACCTGAAATAAAAGTGATGGATGGACTAAAAGAAACCTTTTTGGCTGGCGGGATGATCGGTAAATCAATGCATGAGCTCCTCTTTTATGACCTTTTTGAGGACTCTTCAACACTCATTTATGTTGGAATCATACTGGTGAGTTTTAGTATCGCGACTAGCGCTTCTTGGAAAAATATTACTACCTCACTGTTCAAAAATCGTCTCAATACAAGAGAAAAGACTCAAGACAAGCCAAAGAAGGAAAAAATAAAGCCAGAAATCATTAGCTCTAAACCCGCTTCTGCAGACTCCGTCAAAATAGATAAAACCAATAAAGCAGAGAAAGCTGAAAAACCTAAGAAGGCTGAGAAGCCTCAAAAAGAACAAGGCAGCAACCTATTTAAATCTGGCACTTCGGGTGGTCTGCCAGGCTTATCATTACTTGATGATGTTGATAACTCTGGTCTTGGCTACACAGAAGAGTTTTTGGTTGAAATGGGTCAGCAAGTTGAAATTAAGCTGAAAGACTTTGGTTTTGATGTCACCATCACAGCAGTCACCCCAGGCCCTGTTGTCACTCAATTTGAAATATCTCTAGCACCTGGCATTAAAGTCAGTCAAATTATGAACCTTAACAAAGATCTCGCCAGAGCGCTTCTTGTTGAGAGCGTAAGAATCGTGGATGTGATTCCTGGAAAGCCAGTCATTGGACTTGAAATACCAAATAACAATCGCGAGATGATCGGCCTTAAAGAAATTCTCTCAAGTGAGGCTTTTTCCAAGGCAAAATCTACACTCTCTATGGGCCTTGGTAAGGATATTAATGGCTTACCAGTAGTAGTTGATCTTGCAAAAATGCCTCACTTACTGGTAGCCGGTGCGACAGGAATGGGCAAGTCAGTAGGCCTCAATGCGATTATTTTAAGTATCCTCTATAAAGCTTCACCTGAGCAAGTCAGACTGATCATGATTGACCCTAAAATTGTAGAGTTGGCCTCATATGCTGACATACCTCACCTTCTAACCCCAGTAGTGACAAACATGAATGAAGCTGCAAGTGCGCTCTGGTGGTGCGTCAATGAAATGGAAAGGCGTTATAGTCTCCTTGCAAAGTTTGGCGTTAGAAATATTGAATCATTCAACGAAAAACAGCGGCTCGCTAAAAAGTCTGGCAAGCCACTTTTAGACCCCTCTTTTAATCCAGAAATTGCAAAAGAAGGAGAGAAGCACCCAGAACTTGAAGCGCTACCTCTGATTGTCATCGTGATTGATGAATACGCTGACATGTTGGGTGCACTAGCACAAGAAGATAAAGCTAAATCAAAACGAGTTGAGAGCCTCATTGTTCGCATTGCACAAAAAGCACGTGCTGCAGGTATGCATCTAATTGTTGCCACGCAGAGACCGAGTGTTGACGTGATAACGGGCCTTATCAAATCCAATATTCCAACAAGAGTATCGTTCAAAGTCTCCTCTAAAACAGACTCTAGAACAATCTTAGATCAGTCTGGCGCCGAACAGCTCCTGGGTATGGGTGATATGCTCTATATGGCTCCAGGAATGTCTCATCTCACTAGAGTTCATGGCGCCTTTGTTGAAGATAGCGAGATACTGAGAGTTGTCAAACACCTTAAAAAACACTCAAATCCTAACTATTTAGATGGCATATTAAATCCCAAATCTGAGCCAACGAGTGACAATGGATCTAGCCAAGCTAGTGGTGAACTTGATCCACTCTTTGATGAAGCTGTTCAGATTGTTACATCAACAAGAAGGGCATCCATATCAAGCCTTCAAAGAAGAATGCGAATTGGCTACAACCGTGCGGCCAGAATTATTGAAGATATGGAGTCAAGTGGAATTGTTAGCGCCATGAATAGTGCTGGAAATCGAGATGTTATAGCTCCTGAACCAATTGAACCAGATGGAAACTAA
- a CDS encoding respiratory nitrate reductase subunit gamma has translation MSAVITLFPSSRRQNALNGMSNERVKAISRLRDTSIILLIVVTAGLGLNTIFDSYHHASQKDVSEMLLLSEYLKSVATLRANASLIENVGIAYKVHMLVGMTIFLIFPFTRLVHVWSVPVTYLKRPYQIVRSKISGR, from the coding sequence TTGTCTGCAGTAATTACTCTATTTCCAAGTTCAAGACGCCAAAACGCTTTGAATGGTATGTCAAATGAACGTGTGAAGGCGATCAGCCGCTTAAGAGACACCTCTATCATTTTATTGATAGTCGTTACAGCTGGCCTTGGTTTAAATACTATTTTTGACTCTTACCATCATGCATCCCAAAAAGATGTGTCTGAGATGTTACTTCTATCAGAATACTTAAAGAGTGTTGCGACCTTGAGGGCTAACGCTTCTCTGATTGAAAATGTTGGGATAGCTTACAAAGTCCACATGCTGGTAGGTATGACTATTTTCTTAATATTTCCATTTACAAGGCTTGTACATGTTTGGAGTGTTCCTGTGACATATTTAAAACGCCCTTATCAGATCGTTCGATCTAAAATTTCAGGCAGATAG
- the trxB gene encoding thioredoxin-disulfide reductase, with amino-acid sequence MSDIKHCRVLIVGSGPAGYSAAVYAARANLNPVIVSGLEQGGQLMTTTDVDNWPGDHDGLQGPDLMERMKEHALRFNTEIINDHITSVDFSKRPFTLQGGETTYTADAVIISTGATAQYLGLDSEEAFKGKGVSACATCDGFFYRGQKVAVIGGGNTAVEEALYLSNIADHVTVVHRRDKFRSEKILSDQLMEKAQNGNVTIEWDHNLDEVLGDDMGVTGLRLRGNDGNTKEIDVHGVFIAIGHKPNTGIFEGQIEINNGYIKVQAGLEGNATQTSVEGVFAAGDVADHIYRQAVTSAGSGCMAALDAEKFLDNS; translated from the coding sequence ATGAGTGATATTAAACATTGTCGAGTTTTGATTGTTGGATCAGGCCCTGCTGGTTATTCTGCCGCAGTCTACGCGGCTAGAGCTAACTTAAATCCAGTGATTGTTAGTGGGCTAGAGCAAGGTGGTCAATTAATGACTACGACTGACGTTGACAATTGGCCTGGGGATCATGATGGGCTTCAAGGTCCAGACTTAATGGAGCGTATGAAAGAACACGCTCTGAGATTCAATACTGAAATCATTAATGACCACATAACGAGCGTTGACTTCTCTAAGCGACCTTTTACGCTTCAGGGCGGCGAGACCACCTATACTGCGGATGCTGTCATTATTTCAACAGGAGCAACTGCCCAATATTTAGGGCTTGATTCTGAAGAAGCCTTCAAAGGAAAGGGCGTCTCAGCCTGTGCGACATGTGATGGTTTTTTCTATCGCGGACAAAAGGTTGCTGTTATAGGCGGCGGCAATACGGCAGTGGAAGAGGCTCTTTATCTGTCGAATATTGCTGACCATGTCACCGTTGTTCATAGACGAGATAAGTTCAGGTCTGAAAAGATTCTCTCAGACCAGCTTATGGAAAAAGCTCAAAATGGAAACGTCACAATAGAGTGGGACCATAATTTGGATGAAGTTTTAGGTGATGATATGGGCGTTACAGGCCTTCGTCTTAGGGGAAATGACGGAAACACAAAAGAGATTGATGTGCATGGCGTTTTTATAGCGATTGGACATAAGCCAAATACCGGTATCTTTGAGGGACAAATTGAAATCAACAATGGCTATATCAAAGTTCAGGCTGGATTAGAGGGAAATGCGACTCAAACAAGTGTTGAAGGCGTTTTTGCAGCGGGAGATGTGGCTGATCATATTTACAGGCAAGCAGTTACCTCTGCTGGCTCGGGATGTATGGCAGCTTTAGACGCAGAAAAATTTTTAGATAACTCTTAG